One stretch of Paenibacillus sp. AN1007 DNA includes these proteins:
- a CDS encoding sugar phosphate isomerase/epimerase, which translates to MSIKIGLQMFSVRNKFNEDRIKTLQDLSTIGYKHIEIPVDFQSDSAFNINSLSASDLKRMTETAGIQVIGTHIPAELNEQELDVIISYHKELGCNRAIIPMRLFQGANDAIAFSKRLNEYGKRLWTHGIQLYYHNHFQEFQKFDGKTVFEILLENTSPDYLKFELDIYWAIRGGANVEQLLKQLGTRCEFIHIKDLPHPISSINILETLNEEKAITLHDFIPLFNSDNFVEIGQGKLDIKEIIKLVKEHTATKYIIVEQDVISIDEMKSVEISFSALSDLLGVEYE; encoded by the coding sequence TTGTCTATTAAAATTGGTTTACAAATGTTTTCTGTTCGAAATAAATTCAATGAAGATCGAATTAAAACATTACAGGATTTATCAACAATTGGGTACAAGCACATTGAAATCCCAGTTGATTTTCAAAGCGATAGCGCTTTTAATATCAACTCTCTGTCTGCCAGTGATTTAAAACGAATGACTGAAACGGCAGGCATACAAGTAATTGGAACACATATTCCAGCCGAATTAAATGAGCAAGAACTCGATGTAATAATTTCTTATCACAAAGAGTTGGGGTGTAATAGAGCCATTATTCCTATGAGGCTGTTTCAAGGAGCTAATGACGCAATCGCTTTCAGTAAGCGATTAAATGAGTATGGAAAGAGACTTTGGACACACGGGATCCAGCTGTATTATCATAATCATTTTCAAGAATTTCAAAAGTTTGATGGGAAAACGGTATTTGAGATCCTATTAGAAAATACGAGTCCTGATTATTTGAAATTTGAATTAGATATCTATTGGGCTATTAGAGGAGGGGCAAATGTCGAGCAGTTGCTAAAACAACTTGGAACTCGATGTGAATTCATTCATATAAAAGATTTGCCTCATCCAATTAGCTCAATAAATATACTCGAAACATTAAACGAGGAAAAAGCGATAACTTTACATGATTTCATTCCATTGTTTAATTCTGATAATTTTGTAGAAATAGGACAAGGGAAGCTGGATATTAAGGAAATTATCAAATTAGTAAAAGAGCACACAGCCACTAAATATATCATTGTTGAGCAAGATGTTATATCGATAGATGAAATGAAAAGTGTTGAGATAAGCTTTAGCGCCTTATCCGATTTATTGGGTGTTGAGTATGAATAA
- a CDS encoding Gfo/Idh/MocA family oxidoreductase: protein MNKLNVGIIGCGAIAMEKHLPALLKLSDKVEVKGFANRNEEKAKKAADSVGNDKKVYTNYKDMLQDPEIDVVHICTPNALHSSMTVEALEAGKHVMCEKPMAMNSQEAEEMVKAAERTGKKLTIAYQNRFRKDSLLLKQSCTNGDLGEIYVAKAHAIRRRGVPTWGVFLNKEMQGGGALIDIGTHALDLTLWLMNNYEVDSVTGVVHNKLRYENKANPFGPWDSDHFNVEESAFSFIKMKNGASIYLECSWALNSVDEREAMTTLSGTKGGAEMRRNTALGTNELIFNTEMYGNLVNTQLQNAAGISYISPVEETDADREMAQWIDAILEDKNPVVEPRQALVVTQILEAIYRSAELNDTIKF, encoded by the coding sequence ATGAATAAATTAAATGTAGGTATTATTGGCTGCGGGGCAATTGCTATGGAAAAGCATCTACCAGCATTACTCAAACTGTCTGATAAGGTAGAGGTCAAAGGTTTTGCTAATAGAAATGAAGAAAAAGCAAAAAAAGCTGCTGATTCGGTAGGAAATGATAAAAAAGTTTATACCAATTATAAAGATATGCTGCAAGATCCTGAAATTGATGTCGTTCATATCTGTACACCGAATGCATTACACAGTTCAATGACTGTCGAGGCCTTAGAGGCAGGGAAGCATGTCATGTGTGAAAAGCCAATGGCCATGAATAGTCAAGAAGCTGAGGAAATGGTAAAAGCTGCTGAGCGTACAGGTAAAAAATTGACAATCGCATATCAGAATCGTTTCAGAAAAGATTCATTACTTTTGAAACAATCGTGTACTAATGGCGATCTGGGAGAAATTTATGTAGCTAAAGCGCACGCAATTCGACGTAGAGGTGTCCCAACGTGGGGAGTATTCCTAAATAAAGAAATGCAAGGAGGCGGTGCTCTTATTGATATTGGCACCCATGCACTTGATCTGACTCTATGGTTGATGAATAACTATGAAGTTGACAGTGTAACCGGCGTAGTACACAACAAATTAAGATATGAGAATAAAGCCAATCCTTTTGGCCCGTGGGATTCGGATCATTTTAACGTAGAAGAGTCAGCGTTCTCTTTTATCAAAATGAAGAATGGCGCATCCATTTATCTAGAATGTTCCTGGGCTCTGAACTCAGTAGATGAAAGAGAAGCAATGACTACGTTATCTGGAACAAAAGGAGGCGCCGAAATGCGCCGAAATACAGCCTTAGGTACAAATGAACTGATATTTAATACAGAAATGTATGGAAATCTCGTTAACACCCAGTTACAGAATGCAGCCGGTATATCGTATATATCACCCGTAGAAGAAACAGATGCTGATCGAGAAATGGCTCAATGGATCGACGCAATTCTTGAAGACAAAAATCCTGTGGTTGAACCAAGACAAGCACTAGTCGTCACTCAGATACTTGAAGCGATTTATCGTTCAGCGGAATTAAATGACACGATTAAATTTTAA
- a CDS encoding SDR family oxidoreductase has translation MGKLKGKVAIVTGAGGGLGSYISLRLAEEGASLILTDINGSSLEETAARCERAGFSVLAKTADLSEPKQVKLLVEDTIKKFNTIDILVNLAIAIRTPHSFLEHELDTLDESYRTGLISTWLMMKESYPYLKQGGGKIINFGSGAGYDGLEGYAAYAAIKEGIRALSRVVAREWGKENINVNVVNPGALTDGIRAHLDALPEDQRDPQLLGFKPTAIGRYGDPYEDIAPVVAFLASEDARHITGQTFFVDGGSIINA, from the coding sequence ATGGGAAAACTGAAGGGAAAGGTTGCCATTGTAACAGGTGCAGGAGGAGGTCTGGGCAGTTACATCTCCCTACGCCTGGCAGAAGAGGGCGCATCATTAATACTTACTGATATCAATGGCTCGTCATTAGAGGAAACCGCTGCACGTTGTGAACGTGCAGGGTTTTCGGTTCTTGCCAAGACTGCTGATTTGTCTGAGCCTAAGCAGGTCAAATTACTGGTTGAAGATACGATTAAGAAATTCAATACCATCGACATTCTAGTCAATTTAGCAATTGCTATTCGGACACCGCATTCCTTCTTGGAACATGAATTGGATACACTTGATGAGAGCTACCGAACAGGACTTATATCCACTTGGCTCATGATGAAGGAAAGTTACCCGTATTTAAAACAAGGTGGAGGAAAGATCATTAATTTTGGCTCAGGAGCAGGGTATGACGGGCTTGAGGGTTATGCCGCATATGCTGCCATTAAAGAAGGAATACGAGCGTTGTCGCGTGTTGTTGCCCGAGAATGGGGCAAGGAAAACATCAATGTGAATGTCGTAAATCCTGGAGCCCTCACGGATGGGATTCGCGCACATCTGGATGCACTGCCTGAAGATCAGCGTGACCCGCAGCTGCTGGGGTTCAAGCCCACGGCAATCGGTCGGTATGGAGACCCTTATGAAGATATCGCTCCGGTCGTTGCTTTTCTGGCAAGTGAAGATGCCAGACATATAACGGGTCAAACCTTTTTTGTCGATGGGGGCTCAATTATTAACGCATAA
- a CDS encoding cytochrome P450, translating into MNSEQSSIVIHEISKLQTPEQLWNPYEWYNDMLVNNPIYYDEKQNVWNVFRYDDVNMVLSDFKLFSSIRKRSVSPIPKTVNTRVDINSTDPPIQRDIRKLVSSAFTPRSLKEWEPRIRIIAKELIDNMKQMKKPDMIRDLAVPLPVTVISDLLGTPRQDLHYIKNWSDILFFPNSDDNVTDQVERKYHAKSEFNDYLLPIVKAKRQNPEKDIISDLTLAAYEGTQLTDEEVVTFSLGLLAAGNETTTNLLGNMFYTFAYEQPGIFQEILSNHSLISNAIEETLRYRFPITLDRVLTMDSDVLGVPMKKGNIIVVWLGAANNDAEQFPEPNKFDIHRENSNKHLSFGKGPHFCLGAPLARLEAQIALECFVETFADIVPTEAFNPGLHLHKGTQNLLTLPVELKILDKSII; encoded by the coding sequence ATGAACTCAGAACAGAGCAGCATCGTCATTCATGAGATATCAAAGTTACAAACTCCTGAACAATTATGGAATCCCTATGAGTGGTACAACGATATGCTTGTCAATAATCCGATATATTATGATGAGAAACAAAACGTCTGGAACGTATTTCGCTATGATGACGTGAATATGGTGCTTAGTGACTTCAAGCTGTTCTCAAGTATACGGAAAAGAAGTGTGTCACCTATTCCAAAAACAGTCAATACACGTGTAGATATCAATTCTACCGATCCTCCTATTCAACGTGATATACGTAAGCTGGTATCCAGTGCATTTACCCCAAGAAGTCTAAAAGAGTGGGAACCAAGAATCAGGATCATTGCAAAAGAATTAATAGATAATATGAAGCAGATGAAAAAGCCCGACATGATCCGTGATCTTGCCGTTCCTCTTCCTGTCACGGTCATTTCTGATTTGTTAGGCACACCAAGACAAGATCTTCATTATATAAAGAACTGGTCCGATATTTTGTTTTTCCCTAATTCAGATGACAACGTAACGGATCAAGTCGAAAGAAAATACCATGCGAAGTCGGAGTTCAATGATTATTTGCTTCCCATTGTTAAAGCAAAACGTCAGAATCCTGAGAAGGATATTATTTCTGATCTAACTCTTGCAGCGTATGAAGGGACACAACTTACAGATGAGGAAGTCGTAACCTTCAGCCTGGGTCTGCTTGCTGCCGGCAATGAAACAACAACCAATTTACTTGGGAACATGTTCTACACTTTCGCATATGAACAACCAGGAATATTTCAGGAGATTCTCTCCAATCACAGCCTTATCTCCAATGCCATTGAAGAAACATTGCGTTATCGCTTCCCCATCACACTAGATCGGGTATTGACCATGGATAGCGATGTGTTGGGTGTCCCTATGAAAAAAGGTAATATCATTGTTGTATGGCTTGGAGCCGCGAATAATGATGCAGAGCAATTCCCTGAACCAAACAAGTTTGATATACACCGAGAGAATAGTAACAAGCATCTTAGCTTTGGTAAAGGCCCTCATTTTTGTCTAGGAGCCCCTCTTGCGCGTCTTGAAGCTCAAATAGCATTAGAGTGCTTCGTTGAAACCTTTGCTGATATTGTTCCAACTGAAGCCTTTAATCCGGGACTGCATTTACACAAAGGGACACAAAATCTGCTTACTTTACCCGTAGAATTGAAAATTTTGGATAAGAGCATTATTTGA
- a CDS encoding Gfo/Idh/MocA family oxidoreductase produces the protein MSKVLNVGIIGTGELAQVVHLPILKELSEQFKVTALCDVSYNSLKYNGEKFGISNLYTNVEDLVNNEDIDVVFVCNSNEYHADAAIAGANAGKHVFIEKPMVLSLSEAEAVIKAKNRNNVHVMVGYMRRYAPAFEAAVKEIGGLDQILYARVRDIIGPNDYFIRQSGAHPKKFNDFPEELNKELAEKSKKWISEVLGEGADETTVMVYYFLTALGSHDLSAMREALGMPESVSGFAINSGGFMNAIFNYPSFNVVYETGMNNVGKFDAHLEVYGKDKTVRVEFDTPYIQGLPVKLIVSETEEDLYKETVIRHTYKDPYTIELEALYDAIVHDQVIKTTPEDYRDDLIIFNMLIDFYKKQKQ, from the coding sequence ATGAGTAAAGTTCTTAATGTAGGAATTATTGGTACGGGAGAACTTGCACAAGTCGTACACCTGCCTATCCTTAAAGAATTATCAGAACAATTCAAAGTAACCGCTCTATGTGATGTTTCGTATAATTCCCTCAAATATAACGGCGAAAAATTTGGTATTTCAAATCTCTATACAAATGTAGAGGATCTTGTTAATAACGAAGATATTGATGTTGTTTTCGTCTGTAACAGTAACGAATATCATGCAGATGCTGCTATAGCAGGTGCCAACGCAGGTAAACATGTCTTCATCGAAAAGCCTATGGTCCTGTCATTATCCGAAGCAGAAGCTGTGATCAAGGCGAAAAACAGAAATAATGTTCATGTTATGGTCGGTTATATGCGAAGATATGCTCCCGCATTTGAAGCTGCAGTTAAAGAAATAGGAGGGTTAGACCAGATTTTGTACGCAAGAGTACGAGATATTATTGGACCAAATGATTATTTCATAAGGCAATCTGGAGCGCACCCGAAAAAGTTTAATGATTTTCCTGAAGAATTAAATAAAGAACTGGCTGAAAAATCCAAAAAGTGGATTAGCGAAGTTCTTGGTGAGGGCGCTGATGAGACTACAGTTATGGTGTACTATTTCCTTACAGCGTTAGGGTCGCATGATCTTTCTGCCATGCGTGAGGCTTTGGGAATGCCGGAATCCGTATCCGGTTTTGCTATTAATAGTGGAGGCTTTATGAATGCCATTTTCAATTATCCTTCTTTCAATGTTGTTTATGAAACAGGCATGAATAACGTAGGTAAGTTTGATGCTCATCTGGAAGTGTACGGAAAGGATAAAACGGTTAGAGTAGAATTTGACACACCTTATATTCAAGGACTACCTGTTAAATTAATCGTATCAGAGACAGAAGAGGACCTGTACAAAGAAACGGTTATTCGCCATACGTATAAAGACCCTTATACGATTGAGCTGGAAGCACTTTATGATGCAATTGTTCACGATCAGGTCATAAAAACAACTCCAGAGGATTACCGTGATGACTTAATCATTTTTAATATGTTAATTGATTTCTACAAAAAGCAGAAGCAATAA
- a CDS encoding cytochrome P450: MFTNTNQDRSKSKVDFMDHSFIQQPFPVYEKLRAEEPVHRLLLPSGHAAWMVTRYEDAVNILQDGRFVTGVLDNYNNENEETLPPHQAIISRNLISVGPEDHRRLRRLIQKAFTPRMIERLRGRIVEISDQLLEQIQAGGTREFDLIEDYAFPLPIIVICEMLGVPLEDQDKFRAWSNTIMESVSNPQMSQESDEVMKAFVDYLQELITERRKHLQQDLISDLISIEEEGDKLTEQELYALVFVLIIAGHETTVNLIGNGMLALLEHPQQKQLLMDDPDLIQAAVEEVLRFNGPAEINNVRWAAEDVEFQGIQIRQGDMMLVALSSANRDSSHYEEPDTFDITRKVNDHIAFGKGIHYCLGAPLARLEGEIAINALLQRLPEIRLNTELELLEWRPGMIIRGLKAFPVAY, encoded by the coding sequence ATGTTTACCAATACAAATCAAGATCGTTCCAAGTCCAAAGTTGATTTCATGGATCATTCATTCATTCAGCAGCCTTTCCCGGTCTACGAAAAATTGCGTGCCGAAGAGCCTGTGCATCGACTTTTACTGCCGAGTGGGCATGCTGCCTGGATGGTTACCCGTTATGAGGATGCCGTCAACATTTTGCAGGATGGCCGCTTTGTAACCGGAGTTCTCGATAACTATAACAATGAAAACGAGGAGACACTTCCTCCGCATCAGGCGATTATTTCACGAAATCTGATCAGTGTTGGTCCTGAAGATCATCGTCGGCTTCGGCGGTTGATCCAGAAGGCATTTACTCCCCGTATGATTGAGAGACTTCGAGGACGAATTGTGGAAATAAGTGATCAATTGTTAGAACAGATTCAGGCAGGAGGCACTCGAGAGTTTGATTTGATCGAGGACTATGCCTTCCCTCTGCCCATTATCGTTATTTGTGAAATGCTAGGCGTTCCACTAGAGGATCAAGATAAATTCAGAGCCTGGTCCAACACCATTATGGAGAGTGTCAGCAACCCGCAGATGAGCCAGGAAAGCGATGAAGTAATGAAGGCTTTTGTCGATTACTTACAAGAACTGATCACGGAGCGGCGCAAACATCTTCAACAGGACCTCATCAGCGATCTCATCAGTATAGAGGAAGAAGGTGACAAACTAACGGAACAGGAGTTATATGCACTTGTTTTCGTACTCATCATTGCAGGGCATGAAACAACAGTGAATCTGATTGGGAACGGTATGCTGGCATTGCTGGAACATCCACAGCAAAAGCAGCTCCTTATGGATGATCCTGATCTGATTCAAGCAGCGGTTGAGGAAGTGCTGCGATTTAATGGACCAGCTGAAATAAACAATGTACGGTGGGCTGCAGAAGATGTGGAGTTTCAGGGAATACAAATCCGCCAAGGAGATATGATGCTTGTCGCGTTATCCTCAGCGAATCGGGATTCCAGTCATTATGAAGAACCCGATACGTTTGACATTACTCGCAAAGTCAATGACCACATTGCTTTTGGTAAAGGAATTCATTATTGTCTTGGCGCTCCACTTGCGAGACTTGAAGGCGAGATTGCGATCAATGCATTACTTCAACGGCTGCCGGAGATTCGGTTAAATACAGAACTGGAACTGCTGGAGTGGAGGCCAGGTATGATCATTCGGGGACTCAAAGCGTTCCCGGTCGCATACTAA
- a CDS encoding MerR family transcriptional regulator — protein MYSISEIEKITGLRPSTLRYYEQEGILPHVERNASGRREYSEEVLEWLELVIALKDTGMSIEDIKTYTELIRQGDPSLDARKQFLLMHKTKVERTLAQTQFHLEKIIRKIAIYDILMHKKMT, from the coding sequence ATGTACAGTATTAGTGAAATTGAGAAGATCACAGGTTTACGTCCCTCCACCCTACGTTATTATGAACAAGAAGGCATCTTACCACATGTGGAACGGAATGCTTCAGGTAGAAGAGAATATTCAGAAGAGGTTTTAGAGTGGCTTGAACTGGTTATCGCTTTAAAAGATACGGGAATGTCTATTGAAGACATTAAGACTTATACAGAGCTGATTCGCCAAGGTGATCCTTCCCTAGATGCCAGAAAACAATTTTTGCTTATGCATAAAACCAAAGTGGAACGTACTCTGGCTCAGACTCAGTTCCATCTGGAAAAGATTATTCGGAAGATAGCGATTTACGATATTTTAATGCATAAGAAGATGACATAG
- a CDS encoding oxidoreductase encodes MITLSESKVWLITGCSTGFGRHIAQKAIEAGYKVVVTARNVQQVTDLVAGHEDQVIALSLDVTNPDQIRNVVDRTIEKFNRIDVLVNNAGIGYFSSVEESVEEETRKMFEVNFWGLMHVTNAVLPHMRSQKSGHIINFSSIGGLASFPTLGYYHATKYAVEGISESLSQELKPFNIHVTLIEPSGFRTDWAGRSSVKTETSIPELKESIVGQMLQGIELGVGQENGDPAKAADAVIKVVETTEPPLRLLLGQQAYDTATYKFNSLLASIEQWKETTINADYK; translated from the coding sequence GTGATTACATTGTCAGAATCAAAAGTTTGGCTTATCACTGGATGTTCAACAGGATTTGGGCGGCACATCGCGCAGAAAGCGATTGAAGCAGGTTATAAAGTTGTCGTGACCGCACGTAATGTGCAGCAGGTAACAGATCTTGTTGCCGGGCATGAGGATCAGGTAATTGCTCTCTCACTGGACGTGACTAATCCAGATCAGATCCGCAATGTGGTTGACCGTACGATTGAGAAGTTTAACCGTATAGATGTGCTTGTGAACAATGCAGGTATCGGATATTTCAGCTCCGTTGAGGAAAGCGTAGAGGAAGAAACCCGTAAGATGTTTGAGGTTAACTTCTGGGGTCTCATGCATGTAACTAATGCTGTTCTTCCACATATGAGATCACAAAAAAGTGGTCACATTATAAACTTCTCATCCATTGGCGGTCTGGCTTCATTCCCGACCCTGGGCTATTATCACGCTACAAAATACGCTGTTGAGGGCATATCCGAGAGTCTCTCCCAAGAATTAAAACCTTTTAATATTCATGTGACTTTAATAGAGCCAAGCGGTTTTCGCACAGATTGGGCTGGCCGTTCTTCTGTCAAAACAGAGACAAGCATCCCTGAGCTTAAAGAATCCATCGTCGGACAAATGCTGCAAGGGATCGAACTCGGTGTTGGTCAAGAAAATGGAGATCCTGCAAAGGCTGCCGATGCAGTTATTAAAGTGGTGGAAACAACGGAACCGCCTCTTCGTTTGCTGCTGGGACAACAAGCCTACGATACAGCGACCTATAAATTCAACAGCCTGCTTGCCAGTATAGAACAATGGAAAGAAACAACGATAAACGCAGATTACAAATAA
- a CDS encoding glycosyl hydrolase, whose product MNTWNPAEFQTTSKRYRPKMRWWLPGAFMDKDEIKREIEWMAEAGYGGAEIIHFFPIPSADVNPADYGRFVFGSDEWNNRMKDALEAAIPLNFQLDFTVGPLWPIATPAVMDKNDDRCTHGLHIGTAVVVGTYNEAIPIPETIDPSRPYKLVAVTAARRYRGESIGEVVTLELETATDLTFSVDDGKIEWTAPLDGEWCLFGFWSQTNGQMNDSIGAPAIDHFSKAAADAVTGFWDKRLFADPEILALYEKNAGSLFCDSIELNATMLGGMYGAAPMPVAIWSPAVLEEFRMRRGYDLTAYLPSIFVKGLYQLGAGNRTDGDSDYDFADRSANLRIRNDFFQTLTDMFRDNHLRTIRRWANGHHMKLRYQTYGMPTELSTGLYEVDIPETESLGFHDSTDGYRIQSGAVHLYDREIYSIEVGAVMGYGYKQTWTGQDFGLLWQLHRGFAAGVNQAVLHGMSYDTSSASEHFEAMFKWPGLSLMGSRFSNEWGGRQPNSLHARALTDYIARTQYLLQLGKPKVDLAIYRYHIDGIHGAMGTELTSYEQAGFTYDFVSPCLLDSPRAQIGTFEGQSVLAADGPAYRAIVVDMRKKSLTGDWIASDLPIETANQLIAFAESGLPVVVVGEAPNHAGSFFGSKDKMRAKDVELCDQIEHLLNLPTVRAVKTQEDAVAALGELSVIPAVQVQCESPLLNARRYENGISFYFIYNPSQVQAFEGEVQFTGTGNPFKLNAWDGTICPMAAVHTGSGQTTAKLRLAPNGTALIAVADEWTEALQREEYRDMIAKGTRIIPDHWSLVVDRWTAGAHPTETKLERIELELDELRSWTHIPVLRQVSGIGRYRTSFRIEERNDTSAAVILEMGEVSDTFRVFVNGQEIHGVDQIGRHIPIGEYLRYGEDNVLEVEVATTLNNALSIFDPNRLPLDCGLIGPVGIVLS is encoded by the coding sequence ATGAATACATGGAATCCAGCAGAATTCCAAACTACCTCCAAGCGCTATCGCCCGAAAATGAGGTGGTGGCTTCCCGGCGCATTCATGGACAAAGACGAGATTAAACGGGAGATCGAGTGGATGGCGGAGGCAGGCTACGGCGGTGCGGAAATCATCCATTTCTTCCCGATCCCTTCGGCAGATGTAAATCCAGCGGATTATGGCCGCTTCGTTTTCGGAAGTGATGAATGGAACAATCGGATGAAAGATGCGCTCGAAGCCGCCATTCCGCTTAACTTTCAGTTGGATTTCACTGTAGGACCGCTATGGCCGATCGCAACGCCCGCTGTCATGGACAAGAATGACGATCGCTGCACACATGGATTGCATATCGGGACGGCGGTAGTTGTAGGGACTTACAACGAAGCAATTCCTATCCCAGAGACGATCGATCCGTCACGTCCTTATAAACTTGTTGCTGTGACGGCTGCTCGGAGATACAGAGGCGAGTCCATAGGCGAAGTCGTAACGCTAGAACTGGAAACGGCGACCGATCTTACCTTCAGCGTTGACGACGGAAAGATAGAATGGACAGCTCCTCTTGACGGAGAATGGTGCTTGTTCGGCTTTTGGAGCCAAACGAACGGACAGATGAATGACTCGATCGGGGCTCCCGCGATCGATCACTTCTCGAAAGCTGCAGCCGATGCAGTTACGGGTTTCTGGGACAAACGCCTGTTTGCGGACCCTGAGATTCTTGCCTTATACGAGAAGAACGCCGGAAGCTTGTTCTGTGATTCCATTGAATTGAACGCAACCATGCTGGGCGGGATGTACGGTGCAGCGCCGATGCCCGTCGCGATCTGGTCTCCCGCCGTATTAGAGGAGTTCCGTATGCGTCGAGGCTATGATTTGACTGCTTATCTGCCTTCGATATTCGTCAAAGGTTTGTATCAGCTAGGTGCGGGCAATCGGACGGACGGAGACTCGGATTACGATTTTGCTGACCGCTCGGCAAACCTGCGCATCAGGAACGACTTCTTTCAAACCTTGACAGATATGTTCCGGGACAATCACCTACGGACAATAAGAAGGTGGGCAAACGGACATCATATGAAGCTTCGTTATCAAACATACGGCATGCCTACCGAGCTCTCCACGGGCCTTTACGAAGTTGACATCCCGGAGACGGAATCGCTCGGTTTCCATGATTCGACCGATGGTTACCGAATCCAATCGGGGGCAGTTCATCTATATGATCGCGAGATCTATTCGATTGAGGTAGGCGCTGTTATGGGTTATGGCTACAAGCAGACGTGGACCGGACAGGACTTCGGCCTTCTCTGGCAATTGCATCGAGGCTTTGCGGCTGGCGTCAACCAGGCGGTTCTTCACGGTATGTCCTACGATACTTCATCTGCTTCGGAACATTTCGAAGCGATGTTCAAATGGCCGGGTTTATCGCTCATGGGGTCGAGGTTCTCGAACGAATGGGGAGGACGCCAACCAAATTCCCTTCATGCAAGAGCCCTCACAGACTATATCGCGCGCACTCAATATCTGCTTCAACTTGGTAAGCCGAAGGTAGATCTGGCGATTTATCGTTATCATATTGATGGAATTCATGGCGCGATGGGAACGGAATTGACTTCTTATGAACAAGCCGGTTTCACGTATGACTTTGTAAGTCCTTGTTTGTTGGATTCACCGCGTGCCCAGATTGGTACATTCGAGGGGCAATCCGTACTGGCAGCAGACGGTCCGGCATATCGCGCTATCGTCGTAGATATGCGCAAGAAGTCGTTGACCGGAGACTGGATAGCGTCCGATCTCCCGATTGAAACAGCCAATCAACTGATCGCCTTCGCGGAGAGCGGACTACCTGTCGTGGTCGTTGGAGAAGCTCCGAATCATGCTGGTTCGTTCTTTGGCAGCAAGGACAAGATGAGAGCCAAAGACGTCGAGCTGTGCGATCAAATCGAGCATCTGTTAAACCTGCCGACGGTAAGAGCGGTTAAGACTCAAGAAGATGCGGTCGCGGCACTGGGCGAGCTTTCCGTCATTCCTGCTGTTCAAGTCCAGTGCGAGTCGCCTCTGTTGAATGCCCGTCGGTACGAAAACGGTATTTCCTTTTACTTCATCTACAATCCAAGTCAAGTGCAGGCATTCGAGGGAGAAGTGCAGTTCACAGGGACAGGGAATCCTTTCAAGCTGAACGCTTGGGATGGAACAATATGCCCGATGGCCGCTGTTCATACAGGCTCCGGTCAAACGACGGCGAAGCTGCGACTCGCTCCGAACGGAACTGCTTTGATCGCGGTTGCAGATGAATGGACAGAAGCGCTTCAGCGCGAGGAATATCGCGATATGATTGCGAAAGGTACGCGGATCATACCAGATCACTGGTCTCTCGTCGTGGACCGTTGGACTGCAGGCGCGCATCCGACGGAGACGAAGCTTGAAAGGATCGAGCTTGAACTTGACGAGCTGCGCTCCTGGACTCACATTCCGGTGCTTCGGCAAGTATCCGGAATTGGACGATATCGGACAAGTTTCCGCATTGAAGAGCGGAATGATACTTCCGCTGCCGTTATTTTAGAGATGGGTGAGGTGTCCGATACGTTCAGGGTCTTCGTTAATGGCCAAGAGATCCACGGTGTGGATCAGATCGGGCGTCATATTCCGATCGGAGAATACTTACGCTATGGAGAAGACAACGTGCTAGAGGTCGAAGTGGCTACTACGCTGAACAATGCGCTAAGCATTTTCGATCCTAACCGGCTGCCGCTAGATTGCGGCTTGATTGGTCCCGTTGGAATTGTATTATCTTGA